The nucleotide sequence GGTGCGCTGGGTTCGGCTCGGGTTCGTCGGTTgttatttcggcccaaaccggTAATAATTGAGAACCATTTTTCAGCGTCGGCGCTAAAAAAGGCGCCCTGGAGGGCCTCTTAGGGGCACGAGTGGAGATGCTCTGAGAACCATCGACCGACAATGCAGTCCAGCTTGGAGCCGGCTTGGGCACTGATTTCGGTGCACTTGTGCAAGCACCCGGTTGATAGGAAGATCGACCAAAGAAATGTTGCCTCCGCGTTGTGCTTTTGTGCTTTACCAAAACAAGAACATAAGTTGTGATCACATACCCCAATGGAGCAGGGCCGGTCATGGGATTTTAGAGGCCCGGGACGAAACTAAAACCCTGGGCCTTAGAGCATGCCGCTAGGACCAATTTGGTGGCTATGCCCGCTTCATCTTGCGTTGATGCAACTGCTTCACCGGGTCCCCCTTAGGGAATTCTTTTACGCACAAGAATGCAGAATTGAAGGGCCTTCCAATTTTATCTTATTTGCGTAACCATCATCTAATGCGAAAATCATAGACCAACTTCTTTTGTCGTACGAGCGCTTGTATTGCTGCGTTGTAGACAACAGAACCTAGACAATCAACTTCAATCAGGGAAGCATATGTACTCCTACATTGCAATTATCAATGAAGATAGGGACCATTATATGGATGCTATCTAATTATTGTTTTATCCAATTCTCCTAAGCATCACATCAAGGTTTCTACATTGGTAGTGCCCTTCATCATGATTGAAAATGAGCGTAAAGCTACAATGTACTATATTAACTTGATAAAATCTTACCGATTATTACGTCGAACTCACAAATGAAAAAACTAATGATATTTTATGGAAGATAATACCAATCAACCAATTATCAATCTCCAACTAAAAAAATCAATTATCAATCTTCACTATAACAATGATGAAGATATTCACACACAAAAAACAATGATGAAGATGagattttttttttgcgaggatgAAGATGAGATGTTGATTATCCTTTATATATTTTTTTATCAATCTCATCGAAAAATCGCCAGGGCATATGTATCTCCTCCAGAATTAGCTTCTGACCTCTCGGTGTAGGGAGGCTTCAATGGTCCCATACTGAAATACAGTGGTACTAGTAGGAGAATAAGCGCTTCAGTTAAAATTAGCATTGTGAGATATAGAGGTAATGGTTAGTTCCAACAGCAAGCACCAGTGGTCTAGTGGTAGAATAGTACCCTGCCACGGTACAGACCCGGGTTCGATTCCCGGCTGGTGCACTAATTTTTTATATTGCCTTGGATGATAATATGGAATCCTCAGATGGTGATAAAAGTAATTCACAATCGATTAAGGTCATGGGCATCCCAATTTTGAGCTTGCATGTACAAAATACAAAATTATTTACCTGTAAAATATTTACTGCAATGACTATCACCGCGTCCTGGCAATGAAAATGATAATCACAGTCCACAACATAGATTAGAAGTATTTTTTGAAGTCCTCATTTGCTAGTGCCACCAGACCATCATCATCCCACTCATCGCGATATCTTTCCGGACGAGCAGCCTTATTCTTTGCATTAGCAGCATACATCAGCTTCCTCCATTCTTCAATAGGTGGATGGCCACATTGCTCCGCGAGCCAGTCATTGTATTCGAACTGCAAACAAATCATGCTTAGCAGGGGATAACCGATATAGTCGTTTCTAATGTACAATGTTGATGTGCAACAGTGCAAGACGCCCACAATTCACAGAAATATGTTATTTTCCGCCAAGAAAAGCTTTGTTATCTAGCTCCCTTAACATGATTTCGAAAAAAAAAACTAGCTCCCTTAACATGCATCATTAGGCTACCTGATAACCACCACTGAAGTTGTGGGTATATCTCTTGGGCCATCCACGAGTTTCCAGTCTCGAGTAGATGGCTTTGACATCTTCCATCATTTCATCTTTCGATGGAAGCTTGATCCGTCCTGATAGAATACCAGCGACCCATTTGCTTTGGAGTTCAAACAGTGGAAAAGGGATAACCTGGATGAAACAGAGGCCAGGAAGTTTTAGGTCCTAGAGCATTGCAAGGCAGTTATAAGTGCATCTAGACTGCACAGCAGAAATTTAGACACAAATTAACCTTCCACGGCAATCCGATGAAAGACAGTTCAGGAGCCACTTCAATAGGGAAAACATGCTTGTATAATGGATCAACGCAGTTGTCATCCACAGTGATGGTGCTATCATCCCCAAGAAACGGGAAGTCATACAGGTAGCTAGACAACATACAAACACAGGGAACACATGATTAGCTTCAACCAACGTAGCGAAATCAGGTGGTTTGTACAAGAAATATGTTTCAGATATGCTGCATGACTATACCCAGTACAGTGCATGATGACATCCGCTTTGATTGAGCTGCCATCTCGGAACACCACAGTGCCATCTCCCTGTGCATGGTCAATCTGCAAGTAGAACATAATTCTGTTATAAGAATAATGCTTTGTAATATGTAGTACTAATGGCAGCCCCTTTAACGGATAAAACCACCATATTCAACTCACCAGGGAAAAAAGGTATTTACCATGGAGTGAAGCCACATGTTGTCGTATTCAGGCTGCTGTTCACAAGTGGAAGTCGGCGTTGATCTATCGGCAATATGGACCTCCTTCGCAACGCATGCAATGTCCCTCGAAATGTCAACTGCACTTGCCGAGGCCCCAATAACGATCACTACCTACCAAGGCAATCCGTACTTCAAGTTCAAGATAGTTTAGCACGACAACTCACAAGTGGGGAAGAAATCATAGTCAGAATCATACTCACTTGATCAAGGAATGGCTCAGGCACACGGTAATTGTGGCTATGCATCTGCTTTCCGGGCCAGGCATCTGCACCTGTCAATGTTGGAAAGTACAGATTTTCTGTCAAGTTCACAATTGTTTGTGGATCTGATGACCATAAAATCGCAAGTTTGTAACGAAACACTGGACAAGAATTGTCCAAAAAAAAAAACATTGGACAGGCATCTTTCAAGAATTCATCAAGCTTCAGAGTTCAAATCAAATTTGCTAAACCGTGAATCAGCTGATTCTTGTCTCTAGATCGTAGGATGCAGATTCGGTTCTGCTCGAGATTTGTACCACAtgcatgaggtcacgggttcaagtcctggaaacagcctcttacaaaaatgtagggaaaggctgcgtactatagacccaaagtggtcggacccttccccggaccctgcgcaagcggaaGCTACATGCACCAGGCAGGCAGGCAGAGTATCCTAAATCCCTTTTTTAAAGCATGCTTGAGATCTGTACCACATGcagattttcttgttacgatcacTACCAACCCTGCTCGAAATCAGTTTTTTCTTCCTCTCACAGAGCACAAAATGTGTCATTTCTTCATGAAAATTTGCATGCATACAAAAGACACGACATGTACAATGTCAAGATtgttttttcagattttttcgatTTTAGAAGGATTATTTCTCGATTTTTACTGTGTGCTGAGCCTGAACCAGGGTTCAACAAACTACTTGTTCTTTGTTCTGCTCAATTGCGAGTTCGTTGAGCGGAGAATCATTACCAGGTATGGAGGCGACGCGAGGCTCTGAATAATGCCCATTGCAAACCACGACGGCGTCATACACCTCCTCGTCCTGCTCCCCCTTCTCCCCGAGCTTCCTCGACGTCACCGCCCACCTCCCGCCGGCCTCCCTCCGGACTCCAACCACCTCTGTCTGGAACCGGACGAGCCGGTAAAGGTCGAACCGCTGCGCGAAGTCCTCGAGGTACCGAAGCACCTCCTCGTGGCCGGGGAACCTGCGCGCGTCGACGACGGAGCCGCGCGCCGCGGTGAAGGGGAAGTCGAGGAAGCCCATGACCTCGCGGGGGAGGTTGGTGCGGAGTGAAGCGTAGAGGCtggagtgggtggcggcggcgccgagcgggtcggtggcggcggcgggggcgggggaggCGTAGAGCCAGGTGCCCCCCACGGCTGCGGCGCGCTCGAAGACGACGGGGGCGTGGCCCTCGCGGCGGAGCTCCCGTGCCGCCGCCAGGCCGGCCGCGCCCGCGCCGACGACAGCGAGTCGGAGCGAGGGCGACGGCATCGGGGAGGGCAGGAGGGAGCAAAAGAGGTTGCGGAGCTGGGAGCCGGAATTGGCTTGGATTCGCCGTGCCTCCCCTGTTTTTTTTTTTTGGGTCCAGGAGCCGTGTGCGATCCCGTCTCTGTTGGTTTCGTTCATGTGGGTATCGGCGATTTGGAGGGAAGCGCCGAAGCGGGCTCTTCTACGCCTCACCAACCGTTTTTAGCTGCTTTTTCGAACGTGAGAGTTCGAGAGGGAATCAAATGCTAGGCGTAAAATTTTGTGCAAACTTCCTGAACTTTGTTCTTCTGAAAATACTGTAGAAGTACAAGGCATGTGCTCTGCTCTCTGTAGCCAGTTGGAAGCAAAACTCCCTCGAATATTCAGACTTCAGATGTTACGGAATGTTGTATTTACCGAACATGCTACGGTGAAAAactgaaaaggaaaaaagaaacggTCGCTAGAGGAGCTTTTTGTCACCAGAATAATTTcttttccattttttttctttcgctgTCAAGCGGCAAGACTGTTTTGCACATTTGCTTCTCTTTGGCCATATTTATATCCTGGAGAGCATGGCCAACGGGCAGCCCCAAACGTGATGCCTCGTAGGCTAGTTAGGTTCGGATGCCACCGTGGCGCTAAAGCAGGTGCCTCGCAGAAGGAGGTACTTCTTCTGAAAGCTGTGGGTGCCTGAGCAGATATTTTGTGGTCCTCCGCAGAAAAGATGGAGAGAGAAAATGGAGCATCGCGTGCACGTTCGTTGATGACGAGTCCTCCAGATCGAACCACGAGACCAATATGGCTTTGCGGCCGAAGCTCATCCATGTCTTGGGGGGAGGGAGGGTGGGATGAGCTCATCCTCGAGTCCCATCGGATATGGGCCGGAGTTCTCCCAAGGCGCCTTGTGGCCCCCAGAGCTCTCCCACAGCTGTTGCATCTCGAGGCCATCACACAGCCAGCAGGCGCCATGGATCTCGACAAGTCCTCCTGGCATAACTCCATGTATGTTCTGGAAGAGCAGTCTGAGCTCTAGAAGCATCGAAGAAAGGATATGAATGGAGAATTTAAACTCTAATTAGCTGATTTGATAGATGTATTCTCGAATTTGAGAAcaaatttggaattttttttgtttctagTGAGCATTAGAGAGCAGGTGGTTGGGCGGAGGATCAAGTGGGGAAAACTCATGAAGAAAAAACAGGCAAAGCTGGTTGGTGGGTCTGATGAGACTACTTATGCATTGGGTAAATATGAAATCGACGATGGTCTCGACTTTACGTGTTGATGTGGTTGGGCCGGGGCAGCACCAAGGTGCTGCCACCATAGTTCATGCCCTTAGAGGTTGCGGCTTTGGCCCTCGTGGACATCAGACAATGGTACCTGGCCTTTGGAGGAGGGCCATGACAATGAGGGCATTGGCTAGTTTCTCTTCATTTTGGTTTGATTTTGGGTGTTTTTTGGGTTCCCACCCAAAACTTAATGCATGTGTACATAAACCCTCCTTTTCATCTAAATGAAAGGCAGCGCCTTCTGCCTGTTCCAAAAAAAAATGCTCACTGACTGGCCCGTGCTTAAGCACTATATTGATATCATGATGTCAGTGTCAAAAAATACGTGATTAGGCTACTATGAAAAAGTGTACGGACTCCGGTTATCAACACTTAGGGCCTCCAACACTGACCCACAAAACGCCTGTATTCGTCCGGACCGAGCGGTCCGGACCCATTTAACCACCCAACATGGTATCCGTTGGTCCGTGGATCGGTTTGGACGTCAATTTCCCGCAAACCAGGAGGGGCTTTGCTGGAGTTCGGATTGCTCGCACGCACGCATCCAACACCCCCGACGGCCCACCTCCCAAACCCTCCCCCTCTCGCCCGCGCCCTTTCCCACACGAAGCGGTTGCCGCACATTCATGTCGGTCAGCGCCGCTCGAGCGAGGGcgactgaaaggatcgatatggttgactagaggggggggtgaataggcaactaacaatttttagacttttctttaacaaattaaaacttgcaatgaaataggttgtttagatgtgcaactacgtggacaacctatatgatgcaaagacaataagcacacaagcaagcaatggatataactcaagtaagcttgcaaaagtaaagggacaagataaccaagagtggagccggtggagacgaggatgtgttaccgaagttccttccttttaaggggaagtacgtctccgttagagcggtgtggaggcacaatgctccccaagaagccactagggccaccgtaatctcctcacgccctcacacaatgcgagatgccgtgattccactattggagcccttgaaggcggcaaccggacctttacaaacaagattggggcaatctccacaacacttggaggctcccaacaacaccacgaagcttcaccacaatggagtatggcttcgaggtgacctcaaccgtctagggtgctcaacacccaagagtaacaagatcctctagggataagtggggggaatcaaatttctcttggtggaagtgtagatctgggccttctcaaccaatcccgagcaaatcaacaagtttgattggctagggagagagatcgggcgaaaatggagcttggagcaacaatggagctttgggggaaagaggtaggtcaactttggggaagaagacccctttatatagtgggaagatcaatccaaccgttatcccacttaccagccccgcacagagcggtactaccgctggggaagggcggtactaccgctccgggtggtactaccgctccgggcggtactaccgctcgacccagcggtactgccgcgctgcctggggccctgaccacagggcggtactaccgccaaggaagagtggtactaccgctccgggcggtactaccgcttagacccagcggtactgccgcgctgcccagggccctgtcaccagggcggtactaccgctagggaagggcggtactaccgcttagagcggtactaccgcccctactaccTTCCTTAGTGCCGCAAAATCCAACACGAAAAATTCGTTCGAGAATCAAGGCGaaagtagcccagacgcacagcggtactacggccgaaacacccaagcggtactaccgctgtggagtttcggcggtactaccgctgtggacgcggtactaccgctagggcaaagcagagcatagtaaggggaaaacagcagctccagagatgcggaaggaaagacgactggtgtgataatgatgtgtacgtgtgattccacccaagtcttaccaaaacggatcccctcttgatagtacggtgactcctacgaaactagtccaccaacaacgaaacgaaggagctacaccgtcttgaattacaacaccgaggggaggaaatcgtctcgtgccaatggatgaatctctgaaagaactaacgcacacgattagtccgcacaagcattgtcatcaatcaccaaaacatattgggaataaatatgcccttacaatctccccctttttggtggattgatgacaatgcgGGATTTGCACAAAATGAAAGATATAGGATAAGCGCAAAAGTAcaaccgtcctaaaatgtagaagggctccccctggatgtgtgctacctagaaaagtgctttggactgcacggcacataTGCCAGGAAcaatgctccccctacattttagagaccaactacctaagcatgatatgagagcaacatatatataacaagataagcatggaactcataagctagatagacatagataaagatacgaagagataaggtagcatatgtctcacgc is from Triticum aestivum cultivar Chinese Spring chromosome 1B, IWGSC CS RefSeq v2.1, whole genome shotgun sequence and encodes:
- the LOC123127743 gene encoding flavin-containing monooxygenase FMO GS-OX-like 4, coding for MPSPSLRLAVVGAGAAGLAAARELRREGHAPVVFERAAAVGGTWLYASPAPAAATDPLGAAATHSSLYASLRTNLPREVMGFLDFPFTAARGSVVDARRFPGHEEVLRYLEDFAQRFDLYRLVRFQTEVVGVRREAGGRWAVTSRKLGEKGEQDEEVYDAVVVCNGHYSEPRVASIPGADAWPGKQMHSHNYRVPEPFLDQVVIVIGASASAVDISRDIACVAKEVHIADRSTPTSTCEQQPEYDNMWLHSMIDHAQGDGTVVFRDGSSIKADVIMHCTGYLYDFPFLGDDSTITVDDNCVDPLYKHVFPIEVAPELSFIGLPWKVIPFPLFELQSKWVAGILSGRIKLPSKDEMMEDVKAIYSRLETRGWPKRYTHNFSGGYQFEYNDWLAEQCGHPPIEEWRKLMYAANAKNKAARPERYRDEWDDDGLVALANEDFKKYF